The following coding sequences are from one Geodermatophilus normandii window:
- a CDS encoding MFS transporter has translation MSRSVTSRNDAAPAAGTPAALQRRTLAVVAASTLVVLAAFVTPLATSVATATDLGTGAGGQAWLLSAMSVGLAAALLVTGAAADDLGRRRVFTAGLVLLAAGAALTAAADSTGVFVAGRLVEGVGGAAVLACSLGLIAQVFPLGPARARAAAVWGAALGAGTGVGGLAAVVLDGETGWRATHAVTAVVTLLLAVAARLLLPHAPPGRRPRVDVPGPVLLVAAVCCLLVGLVATRTGAGTGTVVGLIAGGVVLAAAFVLAESRVRAPMVDLGLFRVRGFVAATLGALVTGAATVGLMSFLATVLQRALGESLLAVTVLVLVWSAVATATSVGLRWLPAIDGRVLLAGGLAVSAAGLAALAVLDTGSRALSLLPGLVVLGVGYGAANAALGREAVAHVPAERAGMGSGANNTARYLGAAVGVTLVVLLVTAAAPTGTAAGLLAGWDAAAFAGAGLSAAGALAVLALRPARR, from the coding sequence ATGTCCCGCTCGGTCACGTCCCGGAACGACGCCGCCCCCGCCGCGGGCACCCCTGCCGCCCTGCAGCGGCGGACGCTGGCCGTCGTCGCGGCCAGCACCCTGGTCGTCCTCGCCGCCTTCGTCACCCCGCTGGCCACCTCCGTCGCGACGGCGACCGACCTGGGCACCGGCGCGGGCGGGCAGGCGTGGCTGCTGTCGGCGATGAGCGTCGGGCTGGCCGCGGCGCTGCTGGTCACCGGCGCGGCCGCCGACGACCTGGGCCGCCGGCGGGTGTTCACCGCGGGTCTCGTGCTGCTGGCCGCCGGCGCCGCGCTGACGGCCGCCGCGGACTCCACCGGGGTCTTCGTCGCCGGCCGGCTCGTCGAGGGCGTGGGCGGAGCCGCGGTCCTCGCCTGCTCGCTCGGCCTGATCGCGCAGGTCTTCCCGCTGGGGCCCGCGCGCGCCCGGGCGGCGGCCGTGTGGGGCGCCGCCCTCGGGGCGGGCACCGGCGTCGGCGGCCTGGCCGCGGTGGTCCTCGACGGCGAGACCGGCTGGCGCGCCACGCACGCGGTCACCGCCGTCGTCACGCTGCTGCTGGCGGTCGCGGCGCGGCTGCTGCTGCCGCACGCCCCGCCGGGACGCCGTCCGCGGGTCGACGTCCCCGGGCCGGTGCTGCTCGTGGCCGCGGTGTGCTGCCTGCTCGTCGGGCTGGTGGCCACCCGGACCGGCGCGGGGACCGGCACCGTCGTCGGCCTGATCGCCGGCGGCGTCGTGCTGGCGGCCGCCTTCGTCCTCGCCGAGAGCCGCGTGCGCGCGCCGATGGTCGACCTCGGGCTGTTCCGCGTGCGGGGGTTCGTCGCCGCGACGCTCGGCGCGCTGGTCACCGGCGCGGCCACCGTCGGGCTGATGTCGTTCCTGGCCACCGTGCTGCAGCGCGCCCTGGGCGAGAGCCTGCTGGCGGTGACGGTGCTCGTGCTGGTGTGGTCGGCGGTGGCGACGGCGACGTCGGTGGGGCTGCGCTGGCTGCCGGCGATCGACGGGCGGGTGCTGCTGGCCGGCGGCTTGGCGGTGTCGGCGGCGGGGCTGGCCGCGCTCGCCGTCCTCGACACCGGGAGCCGGGCCCTGTCCCTGCTGCCCGGGCTGGTCGTCCTCGGCGTCGGCTACGGGGCGGCCAACGCCGCGCTCGGCCGGGAGGCGGTGGCGCACGTGCCGGCGGAGCGGGCGGGCATGGGCAGCGGGGCGAACAACACCGCCCGCTACCTCGGCGCCGCCGTCGGCGTCACCCTCGTCGTCCTGCTGGTGACCGCGGCCGCGCCCACCGGCACCGCGGCCGGGCTGCTCGCCGGGTGGGACGCCGCCGCGTTCGCCGGTGCCGGGCTCAGCGCGGCCGGCGCGCTGGCGGTGCTGGCACTGCGGCCGGCCCGCCGCTGA
- a CDS encoding transglycosylase SLT domain-containing protein: MSRRTPDAPATVELAATPADAVDTATAETRELSALGGDPAEVPAPRARRRSRLGRAPLGHRRPALLLGAAAAGALVVGLVSTGGPAASAGTDTVSASVSVAEQLGIPQQPAAERAPEPADLAPLEDVAASRSDRSAAEASAAQAQAAADQAELDRRAAEEAARVAAEQEAARIAAEQEAARVAAEQQAAAEAQAAAEAQAAAEREAAAAAAAPAPAASSSSSSSSAPRGSFKDYALSKVGSAEQFSCLESLWGKESGWNPNAQNPTSTAYGIAQFLDSTWASTGIAKTSDGYRQIDAGLIYIDERYGSPCGAWAHSQATGWY; the protein is encoded by the coding sequence ATGTCCCGCCGCACTCCCGACGCGCCCGCGACCGTCGAGCTCGCCGCCACCCCCGCCGACGCCGTCGACACCGCCACCGCCGAGACCCGCGAGCTGTCCGCCCTGGGCGGCGATCCCGCCGAGGTCCCCGCTCCCCGCGCCCGCCGCCGTTCCCGCCTCGGCCGCGCGCCGCTCGGCCACCGCCGCCCGGCCCTGCTGCTCGGTGCCGCCGCCGCCGGCGCCCTGGTCGTCGGCCTCGTCTCGACGGGCGGCCCCGCCGCCTCCGCCGGGACCGACACCGTGAGCGCCTCGGTGAGCGTCGCCGAGCAGCTGGGCATCCCCCAGCAGCCGGCCGCCGAGCGGGCCCCCGAGCCGGCCGACCTCGCCCCGCTGGAGGACGTCGCCGCCTCCCGCAGCGATCGCAGCGCCGCCGAGGCCAGCGCCGCCCAGGCCCAGGCCGCCGCGGACCAGGCCGAGCTCGACCGCCGCGCCGCCGAGGAGGCCGCCCGCGTCGCCGCCGAGCAGGAGGCCGCCCGCATCGCCGCCGAGCAGGAGGCCGCCCGGGTCGCCGCCGAGCAGCAGGCCGCCGCCGAGGCGCAGGCCGCCGCCGAGGCGCAGGCCGCCGCCGAGCGGGAGGCCGCCGCGGCGGCTGCGGCTCCGGCGCCCGCCGCCAGCAGCTCCTCGAGCTCCAGCTCCGCCCCGCGCGGCTCGTTCAAGGACTACGCGCTGAGCAAGGTCGGCAGCGCCGAGCAGTTCAGCTGCCTCGAGAGCCTGTGGGGCAAGGAGAGCGGCTGGAACCCCAACGCGCAGAACCCGACCAGCACCGCGTACGGGATCGCGCAGTTCCTCGACTCGACCTGGGCGAGCACCGGCATCGCCAAGACCTCCGACGGCTACCGCCAGATCGACGCCGGCCTGATCTACATCGACGAGCGCTACGGCTCGCCGTGCGGGGCGTGGGCGCACTCGCAGGCCACCGGCTGGTACTAG
- a CDS encoding LLM class flavin-dependent oxidoreductase gives MQFGIFTVSDITTDPTTGRTPSEAERIQAVLTIARKAEEVGLDVFALGEHHNPPFFSSSPTTTLAYVAAQTRTLQLSTSTTLITTNDPVKIAEDYAMLQHLAGGRVDLMLGRGNTGPVYPWFGQDIRNGIPLAVENYALLRRLWEEDVVDWSGRFRTPLQGFTSTPRPLDGVAPFVWHGSIRSPQIAEQAAYYGDGFFSNHIFWPKEHTQRMVEFYRSRFEHHGHGSADQAIVGLGGQVFVRKNSQDAVEEFRPYFDNAPVYGHGPSLEDFSRETPLTVGSPQQVIERTLGFRDYVGDYQRQLFLVDHAGLPLKTVLEQLDVLGEEVVPVLRREFAALKPAHVPDAPTHAARVAARRQSPEEVSA, from the coding sequence ATGCAGTTCGGGATCTTCACGGTCAGCGACATCACGACCGACCCGACGACCGGCCGCACGCCGAGCGAGGCGGAGCGGATCCAGGCCGTCCTCACCATCGCGAGGAAGGCCGAGGAGGTCGGGCTCGACGTCTTCGCGCTGGGCGAGCACCACAACCCGCCGTTCTTCTCGTCCTCCCCCACCACCACGCTGGCCTACGTCGCGGCGCAGACGCGGACGCTGCAGCTGTCGACGTCGACCACGCTGATCACCACCAACGACCCGGTGAAGATCGCCGAGGACTACGCGATGCTGCAGCACCTCGCCGGCGGCCGCGTCGACCTGATGCTCGGCCGCGGCAACACCGGCCCGGTCTACCCCTGGTTCGGCCAGGACATCCGCAACGGCATCCCGCTCGCCGTGGAGAACTACGCGCTGCTGCGCCGGCTGTGGGAGGAGGACGTCGTCGACTGGTCCGGCCGGTTCCGCACCCCGCTGCAGGGCTTCACCTCGACCCCGCGGCCGCTGGACGGCGTCGCGCCGTTCGTCTGGCACGGCTCGATCCGCTCCCCGCAGATCGCCGAGCAGGCCGCCTACTACGGCGACGGGTTCTTCTCCAACCACATCTTCTGGCCCAAGGAGCACACCCAGCGGATGGTGGAGTTCTACCGCTCGCGCTTCGAGCACCACGGCCACGGCAGCGCCGACCAGGCGATCGTCGGCCTGGGCGGGCAGGTGTTCGTGCGGAAGAACTCCCAGGACGCCGTCGAGGAGTTCCGCCCTTACTTCGACAACGCGCCGGTGTACGGCCACGGGCCCTCGCTCGAGGACTTCTCCCGCGAGACGCCGCTGACCGTCGGCAGCCCGCAGCAGGTCATCGAGCGCACCCTCGGCTTCCGCGACTACGTCGGCGACTACCAGCGCCAGCTGTTCCTCGTCGACCACGCCGGCCTGCCGCTGAAGACCGTGCTCGAGCAGCTCGACGTCCTCGGCGAGGAGGTCGTGCCGGTGCTGCGCAGGGAGTTCGCCGCGCTCAAGCCGGCGCACGTCCCCGACGCCCCCACCCACGCCGCACGCGTCGCCGCGCGGCGGCAGAGCCCGGAGGAGGTCTCCGCGTGA
- a CDS encoding FMN reductase, producing the protein MTTRTLAVLSAGLSVPSSTRLLADRLTAATVAALRERGEDATVEVVELREHARDVADAFVTGFPNAALRAAVETVTGADALIAVTPVFTASYSGLFKSFVDVLEKDALTGKPVLMAATAGTARHSLVLEHAMRPLFSHLRAVPVPTAVFAASEDWAGGDGTGSAGTSLELGRRITRAAGELADVVTGRPASARPADPFTDVPSFEQLLRGEA; encoded by the coding sequence GTGACCACCCGCACCCTGGCCGTCCTCAGCGCCGGCCTGTCGGTCCCGTCGTCGACGCGGCTGCTGGCCGACCGGCTGACGGCGGCGACCGTGGCCGCCCTGCGCGAGCGGGGCGAGGACGCCACCGTCGAGGTCGTCGAGCTGCGCGAGCACGCCCGCGACGTCGCCGACGCCTTCGTCACCGGCTTCCCGAACGCGGCGCTGCGCGCGGCGGTGGAGACGGTCACCGGCGCGGACGCGCTCATCGCCGTCACCCCGGTGTTCACCGCCTCCTACAGCGGCCTGTTCAAGTCCTTCGTCGACGTGCTGGAGAAGGACGCGCTCACCGGCAAGCCGGTGCTGATGGCCGCCACCGCGGGCACCGCCCGGCACTCGCTGGTGCTCGAGCACGCGATGCGGCCGCTGTTCAGCCACCTGCGTGCGGTGCCCGTGCCGACGGCGGTGTTCGCGGCGAGCGAGGACTGGGCCGGCGGTGACGGCACCGGCAGCGCCGGCACCAGCCTGGAGCTGGGCCGGCGGATCACCCGCGCCGCCGGCGAGCTGGCCGACGTCGTCACCGGCCGGCCCGCGTCGGCCCGCCCGGCCGACCCGTTCACCGACGTCCCCTCCTTCGAGCAGCTCCTCCGCGGCGAGGCCTGA
- a CDS encoding FMN-binding glutamate synthase family protein: MRGAARAAVAGLGAVAAVAARDLVQREHTLLRNFPVLGHARYLLESIGPELRQYLVAGNNEERPFTRDQRRWVYASAKGENNYFGFGTDNDLEYTAGYPVINHRTFGRAVPPSHPHSAADVALPSAKVLGGPRGRARAFRPASAVNVSAMSFGSLSGAAVEALNRGAALAGCLHNTGEGGLSVHHRHGGELVFQIGTAYFGCRDEAGRFDLDRLTDLVAGAPVRALEVKLSQGAKPGLGGVLPAAKVSAEIAAARGVPEGVDCVSPSRHAEFSDVDSLLDWVELLAAETGLPVGIKSAVGDMRFWEELTELMATTGRGVDFVTVDGGEGGTGAAPLIFTDSVSLPFQLGFARVYSAFARRGLAEQVTFVGGGKLGLPDNAVVAFALGCDMVNIAREAMLAIGCIQAQKCHTDTCPTGVATQNAWLAHGLDPALKSVRLANYVATLRRDLLKVAEACGVEHPGLIDTGSVEVLTGRTASTPLGEVYGYEPDWGLPSAADRAEIVRIMTADAPQGGSATPSEDAVG; the protein is encoded by the coding sequence ATGAGGGGTGCGGCGCGGGCCGCGGTGGCCGGGCTGGGGGCGGTGGCGGCGGTGGCCGCCCGGGACCTGGTGCAGCGGGAGCACACCCTGCTGCGCAACTTCCCGGTGCTGGGCCACGCCCGCTACCTGCTGGAGTCGATCGGCCCGGAGCTGCGGCAGTACCTGGTGGCCGGCAACAACGAGGAACGCCCCTTCACCCGCGACCAGCGGCGCTGGGTGTACGCCTCGGCCAAGGGCGAGAACAACTACTTCGGCTTCGGCACCGACAACGACCTCGAGTACACGGCCGGCTACCCGGTCATCAACCACCGCACGTTCGGCCGGGCCGTCCCGCCGTCGCACCCGCACTCGGCCGCCGACGTGGCGCTGCCCTCGGCGAAGGTCCTCGGCGGCCCCCGGGGCCGGGCGCGGGCGTTCCGGCCGGCGTCGGCGGTCAACGTGTCGGCGATGAGCTTCGGCTCGCTGTCCGGAGCCGCCGTCGAGGCGCTCAACCGCGGCGCGGCGCTGGCGGGGTGCCTGCACAACACCGGCGAGGGCGGCCTGTCGGTGCACCACCGGCACGGCGGGGAGCTGGTGTTCCAGATCGGCACCGCGTACTTCGGCTGCCGCGACGAGGCCGGCCGCTTCGACCTCGACCGGCTCACGGACCTCGTGGCCGGCGCGCCGGTGCGGGCGCTGGAGGTCAAGCTCAGCCAGGGCGCCAAGCCCGGCCTCGGCGGCGTGCTGCCGGCGGCGAAGGTGTCGGCCGAGATCGCCGCGGCGCGCGGGGTGCCGGAGGGCGTGGACTGCGTCAGCCCGTCGCGGCACGCGGAGTTCAGCGACGTCGACAGCCTGCTCGACTGGGTGGAGCTGCTCGCCGCCGAGACCGGCCTGCCGGTGGGCATCAAGTCCGCCGTCGGCGACATGCGGTTCTGGGAAGAGCTCACCGAGCTGATGGCGACCACCGGCCGGGGCGTGGACTTCGTGACCGTCGACGGCGGCGAGGGCGGCACGGGCGCCGCGCCGCTGATCTTCACCGACTCGGTGTCCCTGCCCTTCCAGCTCGGCTTCGCCCGGGTGTACTCCGCCTTCGCCCGCCGCGGCCTGGCCGAGCAGGTCACGTTCGTCGGCGGCGGCAAGCTCGGCCTGCCCGACAACGCGGTCGTGGCCTTCGCGCTCGGCTGCGACATGGTCAACATCGCCCGCGAGGCGATGCTGGCGATCGGGTGCATCCAGGCGCAGAAGTGCCACACCGACACCTGCCCGACCGGCGTCGCCACGCAGAACGCCTGGCTGGCGCACGGGCTGGACCCGGCCCTGAAGTCCGTGCGGCTGGCCAACTACGTGGCCACGCTGCGCCGCGACCTGCTCAAGGTGGCCGAGGCGTGCGGCGTCGAGCACCCGGGGCTGATCGACACCGGCTCGGTCGAGGTGCTGACCGGGCGGACGGCGTCGACCCCGCTCGGGGAGGTCTACGGGTACGAGCCGGACTGGGGGCTGCCCTCGGCCGCCGACCGGGCCGAGATCGTCCGCATCATGACCGCCGACGCGCCCCAGGGCGGCTCGGCGACCCCGTCGGAGGACGCGGTCGGCTGA
- a CDS encoding DivIVA domain-containing protein, with amino-acid sequence MSQRAGVTTGDGGTAGTGGPPASGRPSGLDGLLGTGPVFTGAVRGYDRTQVDDYVSWAETEMLVLRRENDHLLSRYAAASTEVQNARRRLAQLVRERQSLPGPEDALALVRRAEQEAAALTAAAEEEAARVRAEARTEAAARLSGVAEMREAVRALREQTRSEAAAVLEAARREAAELGRAAAAERDRLDREAAEARARADDEARERRRLAEAELQPLRDERDEARDWLRRLTGQIDQALAVVAGVLPDDVPVLADKREAVRAEEAAGPFGGTSRPADVSEVTPLHGPGRTEVAAAS; translated from the coding sequence ATGTCGCAGCGGGCAGGGGTCACGACGGGGGACGGCGGGACGGCGGGGACGGGCGGTCCGCCCGCGTCGGGCCGGCCGAGCGGGCTCGACGGCCTGCTGGGGACCGGGCCGGTGTTCACCGGCGCGGTCCGCGGCTACGACCGCACGCAGGTCGACGACTACGTGTCGTGGGCCGAGACCGAGATGCTGGTCCTGCGCCGCGAGAACGACCACCTGCTCAGTCGCTACGCCGCGGCCTCGACCGAGGTGCAGAACGCCCGCCGGCGGCTGGCCCAGCTGGTCCGCGAGCGGCAGTCCCTGCCCGGCCCCGAGGACGCCCTCGCGCTGGTGCGCCGGGCGGAGCAGGAGGCCGCCGCGCTGACCGCGGCCGCCGAGGAGGAGGCCGCACGGGTCCGCGCCGAGGCCCGCACGGAGGCCGCGGCGCGGCTGTCCGGGGTGGCCGAGATGCGGGAGGCGGTGAGGGCGCTGCGCGAGCAGACCCGCAGCGAGGCCGCCGCGGTGCTCGAGGCGGCCCGCCGCGAGGCCGCCGAGCTGGGGCGCGCGGCCGCGGCCGAGCGCGATCGGCTGGACCGGGAGGCCGCCGAGGCGCGCGCCCGGGCCGACGACGAGGCACGCGAGCGCCGGCGCCTCGCGGAGGCCGAGCTGCAGCCGCTGCGCGACGAGCGCGACGAGGCCCGCGACTGGCTCCGCCGGCTGACCGGCCAGATCGACCAGGCGCTGGCGGTGGTCGCCGGGGTGCTCCCCGACGACGTCCCCGTCCTCGCCGACAAGCGCGAGGCCGTCCGCGCCGAGGAGGCCGCCGGACCGTTCGGTGGGACCTCGCGGCCGGCCGACGTGTCCGAGGTGACACCGCTGCACGGGCCCGGCCGCACCGAGGTGGCCGCGGCCTCCTGA
- a CDS encoding GntP family permease gives MPEVEPALGAGPLLVIAAVAVGVLLFLIMKLKLHAFLALILVSLLVALATQIPLEDVVTTLTTGFGGTLANVALLVGLGAMLGRLLEHSGGAQVLADTLIGRFGEKRAPLALGVAALLFGFPIFFDAGLVVFLPIVFTVARRLGGSLLTYGLPTAGAFAVMHAFVPPHPGPVAAAELVGADIGLVLVFGLLIGLPTWYLGGYLFGLWAGRRYDVAVPPSEEDDVPSTPEAPEGTVAGTAPGTADASGGRRTETVTRPAPPGFGTVLGILLLPLVLIFLNTGLTTLATAGALEESSFVVRAGQLLGATPVALLVTVLVAMVVLGRRRGESGAEVESIVNSALGPVCAIILITGAGGMFGGVLRASGIGEALADVLGDIGLPVIVAAFVISVVLRVAQGSATVALTTTAGLIAPVVEATDGLSSIDLALIVIAIAGGATVLSHVNDSGFWLVSRFFQMDEKTTLKTWTVMETLLGTIGFVLAFVLSLFL, from the coding sequence GTGCCCGAGGTCGAACCGGCGCTGGGCGCCGGCCCGCTGCTCGTCATCGCCGCCGTGGCGGTGGGCGTCCTGCTGTTCCTCATCATGAAGCTGAAGCTGCACGCCTTCCTGGCGCTGATCCTCGTCAGCCTGCTGGTGGCGCTGGCGACGCAGATCCCGCTCGAGGACGTCGTCACCACGCTGACCACCGGCTTCGGCGGCACGCTGGCCAACGTCGCGCTGCTCGTGGGGCTGGGCGCGATGCTCGGCCGGCTGCTCGAGCACAGCGGCGGCGCCCAGGTGCTCGCCGACACCCTCATCGGCCGCTTCGGCGAGAAGCGCGCCCCGCTGGCCCTCGGCGTGGCCGCGCTGCTGTTCGGCTTCCCGATCTTCTTCGACGCCGGGCTCGTGGTCTTCCTGCCGATCGTGTTCACCGTCGCGCGCCGGCTGGGCGGCTCGCTGCTCACGTACGGGCTGCCGACGGCCGGCGCCTTCGCGGTGATGCACGCCTTCGTGCCGCCGCACCCCGGGCCGGTCGCCGCGGCCGAGCTCGTCGGGGCCGACATCGGGCTGGTCCTGGTGTTCGGGCTGCTCATCGGCCTGCCCACCTGGTACCTGGGCGGCTACCTGTTCGGTCTCTGGGCCGGCCGCCGCTACGACGTCGCGGTCCCGCCGTCGGAGGAGGACGACGTGCCGTCGACCCCGGAGGCCCCCGAGGGGACCGTGGCCGGCACGGCACCGGGGACGGCGGACGCCTCCGGAGGCCGCCGCACGGAGACGGTCACGCGGCCGGCGCCTCCCGGGTTCGGCACCGTGCTGGGCATCCTGCTGCTGCCCCTGGTGCTGATCTTCCTCAACACCGGGCTGACCACGCTGGCCACCGCGGGCGCGCTGGAGGAGTCCTCGTTCGTCGTGCGGGCCGGTCAGCTGCTCGGGGCCACCCCCGTCGCGCTGCTGGTCACCGTGCTGGTGGCGATGGTGGTGCTGGGTCGCCGTCGCGGGGAGAGCGGCGCCGAGGTGGAGTCGATCGTCAACAGCGCCCTGGGCCCGGTCTGCGCGATCATCCTGATCACCGGCGCCGGCGGCATGTTCGGCGGCGTGCTGCGCGCGAGCGGCATCGGCGAGGCGCTGGCCGACGTCCTCGGCGACATCGGCCTGCCGGTGATCGTGGCCGCGTTCGTCATCTCCGTGGTGCTGCGGGTCGCCCAGGGGTCGGCGACGGTCGCCCTCACCACCACCGCCGGCCTGATCGCGCCGGTCGTGGAGGCCACCGACGGCCTGTCCTCGATCGACCTGGCCCTGATCGTCATCGCGATCGCCGGCGGCGCGACGGTGCTCTCCCACGTCAACGACTCGGGGTTCTGGCTGGTCAGCCGGTTCTTCCAGATGGACGAGAAGACGACGCTGAAGACCTGGACGGTCATGGAGACGCTGCTCGGGACCATCGGGTTCGTGCTCGCATTTGTGCTGAGCCTCTTCCTGTAG
- a CDS encoding FGGY-family carbohydrate kinase produces MGGAGPRRRGGTDGGGRRRPRRPAARGGRGRPAGSAGLLCLPYLLGERAPWWRSGLRGAYVGLRREHRRGHLVRAAVEGVCQQLALVRDAFSATGLPVREVRATGGAVASSLWVRTLAAALDLPVRVADSPEGTGLGACLLGLHALGALPDLDEATALVGVSDPVEPDPAAAGLYRRMRPLVEQSARALADVLTTLDALDDTPSDNPA; encoded by the coding sequence GTGGGCGGCGCAGGCCCTCGCCGGCGGGGAGGGACTGACGGGGGAGGACGCCGACGACCTCGACGCCCGGCTGCTCGAGGAGGCCGCGGGCGTCCCGCCGGCAGCGCGGGGCTGCTGTGCCTGCCCTACCTGCTGGGGGAGCGGGCGCCGTGGTGGCGCTCCGGCCTGCGCGGCGCCTACGTCGGGCTGCGCCGCGAGCACCGCCGCGGGCACCTGGTGCGCGCCGCCGTCGAGGGCGTCTGCCAGCAGCTGGCGCTGGTCCGCGACGCGTTCTCGGCCACCGGCCTGCCGGTGCGCGAGGTGCGCGCCACCGGCGGCGCGGTCGCCTCCTCGCTGTGGGTGCGGACGCTGGCCGCGGCGCTGGACCTGCCGGTGCGGGTGGCCGACTCACCCGAGGGCACCGGCCTGGGCGCGTGCCTGCTCGGCCTGCACGCCCTGGGCGCGCTGCCCGACCTCGACGAGGCGACGGCACTGGTCGGCGTCTCCGACCCCGTCGAGCCCGACCCCGCGGCCGCCGGCCTCTACCGCCGGATGCGCCCGCTGGTCGAGCAGTCGGCCCGCGCGCTGGCCGACGTCCTCACCACCCTCGACGCACTCGACGACACCCCGTCGGACAACCCCGCCTGA
- a CDS encoding MFS transporter: MTPPTDARTPLRAYAVWLTALAAYVVAVFHRASLGVAGVEAQERFSAGASAISLFLVLQLAVYAGLQVPVGVALDRFGSRRLVLAGGLTMAAGQLVLALATDVPTAVAARVLVGAGDAMTFISVLRVVGFWFPGRTVPLITQLTGILGQVGQILAAYPLVALLHAAGWRDTFLGAAAVGVLVVVLVLTTLRDAPPGVPTAPPAGMAEVRRNLLLTWRESGTRIGLYTHLVTQFSGTVFALLWGYPFLVVGQGLSPATAAGLLTLLVVVGMGVGPALGRLCGRWPLRRSVLVLSILALTAGTWTVVLLWPGRAPLWLLVWLVVVLGTNGPGSMIGFDFARTWNPAERQGSASGVVNVGGFVASLLTILAIGAVLDVLTPGASTDYDLGAFRAAFAVQYVFWAIGLVGVLRHRRALRARLARDGVVLAPLVTAVSARLRGGSAYR, from the coding sequence GTGACGCCTCCGACCGACGCCCGCACCCCGCTGCGCGCCTACGCCGTGTGGCTCACCGCGCTCGCCGCCTACGTCGTCGCCGTCTTCCACCGGGCCTCGCTGGGGGTGGCCGGGGTGGAGGCGCAGGAGCGGTTCTCCGCCGGCGCCTCGGCGATCTCGCTGTTCCTGGTGCTGCAGCTGGCCGTGTACGCCGGCCTGCAGGTGCCCGTGGGCGTGGCGCTGGACCGCTTCGGGTCCCGCAGGCTCGTGCTCGCCGGCGGCCTGACGATGGCCGCCGGCCAGCTGGTCCTCGCGCTGGCCACCGACGTCCCCACCGCCGTCGCCGCCCGCGTGCTGGTGGGTGCCGGCGACGCGATGACGTTCATCAGCGTGCTGCGGGTCGTGGGCTTCTGGTTCCCCGGCCGCACCGTCCCGCTGATCACCCAGCTCACCGGCATCCTCGGCCAGGTCGGGCAGATCCTGGCCGCCTATCCGCTGGTCGCGCTGCTGCACGCCGCCGGCTGGCGGGACACCTTCCTCGGCGCCGCCGCGGTGGGCGTGCTCGTCGTCGTCCTGGTGCTCACCACGCTGCGCGACGCCCCGCCCGGTGTGCCCACCGCGCCGCCCGCGGGGATGGCCGAGGTCCGGCGCAACCTGCTGCTGACCTGGCGGGAGTCCGGCACCCGGATCGGCCTCTACACGCACCTGGTCACCCAGTTCTCCGGCACGGTGTTCGCGCTGCTGTGGGGCTATCCCTTCCTCGTCGTCGGCCAGGGACTGTCGCCGGCGACGGCGGCCGGGCTGCTCACGCTGCTCGTCGTCGTGGGCATGGGGGTCGGGCCCGCGCTGGGCCGGTTGTGCGGGCGCTGGCCGCTGCGCCGCTCGGTGCTCGTCCTGTCGATCCTGGCGCTGACCGCCGGCACGTGGACCGTCGTCCTGCTGTGGCCCGGGCGGGCGCCGCTGTGGCTGCTCGTGTGGCTGGTCGTCGTCCTCGGCACCAACGGACCGGGCTCGATGATCGGCTTCGACTTCGCCCGCACCTGGAACCCGGCCGAGCGGCAGGGCAGCGCCAGCGGCGTGGTCAACGTCGGCGGGTTCGTCGCCTCGCTGCTGACCATCCTCGCCATCGGCGCGGTGCTCGACGTCCTCACGCCCGGCGCCTCGACCGACTACGACCTGGGCGCCTTCCGCGCCGCGTTCGCCGTCCAGTACGTGTTCTGGGCGATCGGCCTGGTCGGCGTGCTCCGGCACCGCCGGGCGCTGCGCGCGCGGCTGGCGCGCGACGGCGTCGTCCTCGCGCCGCTGGTCACCGCCGTGAGCGCCCGGCTGCGGGGCGGGTCCGCCTACCGCTGA
- a CDS encoding cupin domain-containing protein, whose translation MASVIHFTIATVAEESPDFRRVLWTGKNTQLVVMTIPPGGEIGEEVHEDIDQILTFVSGVGEAKVGGATKKVAQGDLVVVPAGTKHNFLNTGPNPLVLYTVYGPPEHADGAVHHTKEEADEAEESGQDEPPTED comes from the coding sequence ATGGCGTCCGTCATCCACTTCACCATCGCGACCGTCGCCGAGGAGAGCCCCGACTTCCGCCGGGTCCTGTGGACGGGGAAGAACACGCAGCTCGTCGTCATGACCATCCCGCCGGGCGGGGAGATCGGCGAGGAGGTCCACGAGGACATCGACCAGATCCTCACCTTCGTCAGCGGGGTCGGGGAGGCGAAGGTCGGCGGCGCCACGAAGAAGGTGGCCCAGGGCGACCTCGTCGTCGTCCCGGCCGGCACCAAGCACAACTTCCTCAACACCGGGCCGAACCCGCTGGTGCTCTACACCGTCTACGGCCCGCCGGAGCACGCCGACGGCGCGGTGCACCACACCAAGGAGGAGGCCGACGAGGCGGAGGAGTCCGGCCAGGACGAGCCGCCCACCGAGGACTGA